The nucleotide window CGCGTGATGACCCCCTTGAGGATGTCGGTCATGAGGTAGGCCACCGGCGGCGCCAGGGCGATCTCCCGGTCGGGGAAGTGCTCGTAGAGCACCTTGCCGCTGGCGTCGGTGACCTTCAGGATGGCCACCGGCGCCACGCGCACACCCAGGTTGGCCAGGACCCCGTAGGCCGAGGCCAGCTCCAGGGGGGTGACCTCCGAGGTGCCCAGGGCCAGCGAGAGGTGGGGGCGGAGGTCGCTGCTGATGCCCATCCGCCGCGCATACTCGACCACCCGGTCGGGCCCGAGCTCGCTGAGCATGCGCACCGCCGGGACGTTCACCGACTGCTCGAGGGCGCGGCGCAGCGTGATGGGCCCGCGGAAGCGGCGGTCGTAGTTCTTCGGCCGCCATACGCCCGCGCCGGGGATGCGGTAGGCCACCGGCGCGTCGACCAGGACGCGCGAGGGCGGCACGCCGTTGGCCAGCGCGGTGACGTAGATGAAGGGCTTGAAGGCGGAGCCGGGCTGGCGGCGCGCCTGCCAGGCCCGGTTGAACTGGGTCTGGTCGAAGTCGTAGCCGCCGATCATCGCCCGCACGTGCCCGGTGCGCGGGTCGAGGGCCACGAGCGCCGCCTGGGAGGTGCGGAGGCCGGCCGCCAGGCCCTCGTCGATGCCGCGGCGCACCACCGTCTCCGCCAGGGCCTGCAGGCGCGTGTCCAGCGTCGTGTAGACGGAGAGGCCGCCGCGGTAGACCAGCTCCTCACCGAAGCGTCCGAGGAGCTGGGGCAGGACGAAGGAGATGAAGTAGGGGGCGCGGATCCCCACCAGGCCCGCATTCGCGGGCGGCGTGAAGGTCACCGGGTGGCGCAGCACCGCCCCCGCCTGCGCGGGCGTGATCATCCCCAGGTGCACCATGCGGTCGATGACCAGCCGCGCCCGCCGCCGCGCCGCCTGCGGGTTGGTGTGGGGCGAGTAGGCCGACGGCGCGCGGATGATGCCGGCCAGCACCGCCCCCTCCCCCAGCGTGAGCTCGCGCGCCGGCTTGCCGAAGTAGACGCGGGCCGCCATCTCGATGCCGTAGGCCCCCTGGCCGAAGTAGACCTCGTTGAGGTAGCGCTCCAGGATCTCGTCCTTGGTCAGGCGGCGCTCGATCTCCAGGGCCAGCACGATCTCGGCGAGCTTGCGGCTGAGCACGCGCTCCTGCGAGAGGAAGAGCGTGCGGGCGAGCTGCTGGGTGATGGTGCTCCCGCCCTCGACGATCT belongs to Armatimonadota bacterium and includes:
- a CDS encoding penicillin-binding protein 1A, with the translated sequence MARRAVPPRRPSSRRSPGAHRAGRGLRSLHPLLLVGLVVGLGAVLAIGTGVGVLVAISRDLPDVTAVYHPPAQATRIYAASGELVASLYRENRIPIPLEAVPRHVQQAVLAIEDARFYQHPGVDLTGIARAIWHNIRSGEIVEGGSTITQQLARTLFLSQERVLSRKLAEIVLALEIERRLTKDEILERYLNEVYFGQGAYGIEMAARVYFGKPARELTLGEGAVLAGIIRAPSAYSPHTNPQAARRRARLVIDRMVHLGMITPAQAGAVLRHPVTFTPPANAGLVGIRAPYFISFVLPQLLGRFGEELVYRGGLSVYTTLDTRLQALAETVVRRGIDEGLAAGLRTSQAALVALDPRTGHVRAMIGGYDFDQTQFNRAWQARRQPGSAFKPFIYVTALANGVPPSRVLVDAPVAYRIPGAGVWRPKNYDRRFRGPITLRRALEQSVNVPAVRMLSELGPDRVVEYARRMGISSDLRPHLSLALGTSEVTPLELASAYGVLANLGVRVAPVAILKVTDASGKVLYEHFPDREIALAPPVAYLMTDILKGVITRGTGRAANIGRPAAGKTGTTDDYRNAWFIGYTPTLVTAVWVGNDDNTPMRRVVGGGLPAKIWAAFMRPALEGVPPEDWPRPDGVVVRGGELYIRGTEPTPPPPPPPSPPPLPPEAGSNGVEPAGTAETLALTVTEPQDGAHVRTPVVIRGVTAPGATVAITILADGGLVAVRLVETYLPADAQGVFTYRFAPSIPIPGMRYAITLTARLPGGATATQTLTITEAPP